From the genome of Glycine soja cultivar W05 chromosome 14, ASM419377v2, whole genome shotgun sequence:
aaatcagtTTGTGAACTTAAGTCTCACTTAAACTTAATATTACAAACTTTAATCTAAACATGCACTAAGAAATATGATGCTCATATAAAAGTTTGTAGAAAGTCATTTTAATGTCTTTGACCATCACATTATtcatcttaaaatcaattttttctgtcaattgtataaattattgtataagTAACATTTCTCAATAATAAACGGATAATTGTACCTTGAGAGGCTGCAGCAATTTTCAGTGCCTTGCTTCTGCATTTGTCATTCTCCATGTGCACCTGGATAACTATTTTCTGCAGAAGTGGAGAGCTTATTACTGAATCAAATTGAACCTATGCAATAATTTAATTACTAACAAATGCAAGTGGTCTCACCTTCATGTTTGGTAATTTAAAACAGAGGACAGCTTTAGCTTTATGTTTGGGGAGAAGCTTTAGCTAGTGATGTTCTGGTTTTTCATGGTAGTGGTGCAATTAGGAGACCGTTTATATATCCGCATGTAACAGTGATCTTTGCatagaaatattaattagtaatgCTTTTCTATCatactttttataatttgcttaaaactattaaatttcattttataagtAATGAGATCTTCTAAAAATAGAGAACAGAACCCATCTTATTTGACAGGTTTCCTGTGAATTCTCTACGacaacaaaatcataaaaagtcattaacataaatattaaagttcaacttaatttaaatacaccgataatataaaagatttttacattattattcaactatatattattatatatgataattttgttttataataattatttgaaaaatcatatttaaaataagttttttattaattgataatataaaaaaatttatactctacatggaaattaaactcttatcaatatttttttctgtaTTATTTTTGCTGACTTAGAGTAGACATATTGCGCAAGACGCCATGGAAACTGGTTGATTTCTATATTTTTCAGTTTGAATCCTTCTTCCATTTTACACTTATGATGGGAAATTAGGTGACGTTTAACGACAAAATAAAGGTAAATAATAAAGACAGAGAAGAAAAACCACATATGAAAGACTTGGCCCCGCGTTTGAaggtaaaaacaaaataacgaAGAACGTGGACTCTCTTTGAAAGACTTGGCCCCGTGTTTCAAGTTCTATTTTAAATTCGATTATTAGATATGTGTGAATCATTTTGTGGGACCAGCAAATTCCTAGTAGTTAAATGGAATCttcttaatgataaaaaatttggtAGAAGACAATGATGTTTGTTAATCTATTGAGGCTGGAtttgttttaacttaattttaataatatatgctttcttttctttagaaAGAAGTttgtcaaacatttttttttttgagaaacttttaaaattaagtagtttaattttattaaagaaaatgaaaaagtagCTTTATAAGACTAATTGGGTGAAGCAACTTTTGGGGGATAAAAAAGGGAATTTAGATCCTCTTCAACCAAGTTAAGTCAAAATCCTGTAAAATTTCAACCTTTAATGTGTTATTGTAGAACAACCAAGAAGGGGAGAGAACGTAATAGACGGGTCTGAATTTAAAACTCATAGAGAagtgaataaaataagaaaaagaatgaaataaatttataaatttaaattagctTATGTATCTACATATTAATttgtagaaatttttttataataaattttttagaagttgatttttaacttgtatataaattaattttagtttaaaatagaagtttattttatttttcatttattttcttataaatgtttaatgaaaaaattgaaaaaaaaagaactttaaaaagaaaaatccttACCCTCAGTTTGATGGGTAGAAAGAGAAGATAGGAAGAAAGAGAGGAAAAGTGAGGGGAAGAATGTGGGTTGGTTAACTGAAAGAGAAAGgagatttttgaaattttcagtgcaaaggagagaaaataagaaagaatgaTTACTCAAGGACAAATGTTCTTAAAGTAAGGAGACAAAAATTGTGATTGATAACTTATATTTGCTTTCAAACTACACTCATTTATCATTCGTCCTGTAATTTGCGGTGTATTAGCATaccattaaataaattataaaaaaaagtaatatttattttttatttttctttatttttttcaattaaatcacttttattattttttaaaatttacttttttttttctcttcccacaTATTTCCTCTTATTCTCTCCATTATCTTTTTCACAACCAAACACAAGGAGAGAATGAGGatccaatataaaaaaatgtggttTTTCTTCTCTGTCTTTGTTCTCTTTGTTACCTAGTCATATCTTCTTACTCTCTCCGACCCCATGCTTTCTATCTTCCCTACTTTCTCTGTCCCTCCATCGCTAATATCTCGTTTTTCCAGAGTtgctttttttagttaaaaaaatagctgaacattattttattttttaaattcttattttatattgtaactttagtattatttttacacTAAAAAAACTAGGAAAAATATTGtccaaaaattaattcataagtgtttgaaaatatatattaaaattataattgaaataagaTAAGAATTAGtattaaaacatataattttattgtttcttatataaaatttatatgttaagatattataattattttttaaacatattattataattacttttaaaattaatgatataaaaaattatacaattgaaaaatttatgatttataaagATGTGATTGAAtgaatatacatacatatatatatatatatatatatatatatatatatataatcaataatTTACTCATgagatttcaaaataaaaatatataaataatataatattatgataatataacaaattataaatattatatatataatttataatatcataataatatatCTTGTAAAGTATATTATATCAAATAACATTTCTGTAAGCAgaatatcataataaatattataatagtatgtgatatattagaaataattattcaaaGTCTTCTACCTAAGTCCACTCTTGTCAACGGATGTAAACGTCTTTCAAAACACACGTCTTGCAAATTTTGAGTGGAAAATATATTGGAGGGGGAGTGACCCGTGTTggaggaaaaaaatttaatacagattttgatattttgaattaatagaCTAGAGTACTCTACATTAAATTATCTTTCTAGAAGCAATTCTTACACTAATTGCCAGtattttattatctaattaataatatttgcgATCATGAAATATATcagttaaagaaaaatattttctctagcACAAATATGTCCTAGacacttttattgaaaatgttactatttataacatttttatccAACTTAAATAGGATTATTTCTGATAAAAACATAGTGCTTGTAATCCATAAAAAAGCACACACATCAGCGCATCACAATCTCAGGCCTTGAGCTCCACACATCACTATTAATTGAGATACCTGAGTGTAAAGAACAGGGCAATTGGTCCATCGCATTTTGGAAATAGTTAAATAATTGAACTGTTTTGAaacatttatttcatatataaaaaaataagcatttaCATCTTTgtctttgattattatttttttcacgatggcaatatgttaaaattagttttattggTCTATGTAGGTATCGTTGGCAAATCCACTCAACGTCTAGCAACTGTCTGGTCAGAAACGGTGGCTgagtaaaagttttattttttaaaataaacttttttaccaattttttttttaaaataatacttttcaGTATTTGTAAACTATAAATACTTATACTTTTCATTtgataattatttgtattttttcacTTGTGTCATAAGCACACAAGTTTGTGGTATTATTTGTATTGACCGAagttctaaaaaaaacaaatacacaGGCTGATAATTGAGGAAATTTCTATGAAGTAGGAAGGAAGAACATTAAGATCGATCGACACAGACAAATGAAgggttgttttttctttaagaaattTCTTTGATAGAAGATTGCTGTCTAGGACATAATAGTCACTAACGATGACTTACTTTTCTTGATTTTGCCTGTAAGAAGGTGGAATATGATGCAATTGGAGGTGTTTACCaatcattcaaatatatttaatacaacCAAATAATTAAGTATATGTAATTAATATCTTAAATTTAAGACTGAATCATTTGAGTAATGAATTTGATCCTTAATCCAAATAACAAACACTATAGAGTTTATAAGAATTCATGCCCAATATTGATCaatcaattaaactaaattttattgGTTTGATTCTTATTATACAAACTGATTTAATTCAAACAGAATTTTACTATATTATATatccaaaataatatatatatatatatatatatatatatatatatatatatatatcaatcagTACACATGCTCATGtgataaaaatttgttttaactgtgaatttgcaatttattttatatttattctttgagaaattgtaaaattaatttcaacttataatttatatttatatttaaactatGTTGAAAATGATTACATATaatcaattaagaaaattattaatagtTTCTAAAATGCATCTCCCACCTTATAACATAATCAAGAGTTAATCAAAAGATCgaggaaaaataattataagagttgtatttattcaaataatcaatttattgtatactattaattattttcttttagggggtgatttatttttaataaaggagaaaactaaaaaaaatattttgggctTAATGACCCCTTCTTCTTACCTATTTTCCCGTGCAATGAGAAACTTggagttaagttttttttaaaaaaaatattgggaatttaataaattttattattacagTAGTTTCAAGAAATCAAATTTTCGCAATGCGTGCCGCAAAACtgtaatattaagaagatatTACAGCTAATTAATTTTTGCTTCTATCTTTTAGAACAACAacagtaattttaatttcacaaaAGGAATTTAGAAGTATCAAATTATTGGAACTTGTGCatcgtaaaataaataaaattaactgaCGCAATTTAATCTGTAAAGataattgtatttttctttttaatttttcaagaaaTCAAATTTTCGCAATTTAATTATGTCCCAAAATGGATTATTAATATAAGGCATTATGCTTAaatgaaacttttttaaaagaaagaaagcttaaagaaataataataacaacaacagtaaaaataacatcaataataatatcaaccacagttataaataaaacatagagataaaaaaaatatttacttcaagATGATCATTCTTAAAGAACACAATGCGTCAAATAATTCAAAGCAATTTATGTGCCTCTAACTTTTGAgctctaaaatattaaaatattcaaactaAATTATAGACCATATGCTTTacactaacatttttttttagaggatCCTAATGTTTGATGGTGTCCTCTTTATACATACTAATAGGAAATAGGCTCAACTgccaatttcttttattttttagttttaaattaaaaataaaaaataattaaaagaagtaAATATTTGGTACATTTGAGGaattatttattctaataaCTATATTTGAGgagttatttttttgtaattaataactGTTTGATTCAAATGTGGTTTTTAGAATTAATTAGATGATAAAATGATTTAAGAAAATGTGTATATCAAATAAAAGTAGttgtttttattaatagttatagttAAAGGAAAAGAGGATGAAAAAAAGTGATTCTCCCAATATATGTCTGGCTTCTTACATAAGTGAGATTAAGAAAAAACTTCAAGCTACAATAATTGAATAACTTACTTTTCTGTTGTTTTTCATTAAGATaagattatttttgtttaaaagttTGAAATATGAATTGTATatcttattcttaatttttcaatataaaGAATACATCATTTGAATAAGTATAACTTAAAACATGTCTTTACACGTTgcctaacataaaaaaaaaaaaaaaaagactcattaatctttatttctcttcaaaagtttttctttcttttttatattctatGTTTTCAATGTTTTTACATACTAGACAAAATTGAGTGCTAACACACCTAATGAAGGTAACAtaaaatcttattaaattaattagtcaAATTAACAAAAACTCATATTTTCATAGAATATTTTCGCATCAAATAACGCTGctgaatataaataataaaatcatttatatgTCTAACAACTTGCACCATTCTCAACATGATTTAAAAATAGCTTCGAGGGAGGACTAATGTTTAGTCTTAGCGTTGAAGGCCCGAAAACAACGTCAATATTTTAAAGACAATTAtggtaattatttaaaattaaaagaaattggCTGGTTGCCGGAAGACTAATTTCAAGAGTAGAGTTTTCCGCTTAACGATCGATGGAATAAAAAAGTTGCATTCTTTGTGGGGAAAAATCCAATTGATAGATGTTGGATGCATCAATTCGTGACCGCCATAGCCTACTAAAAGGGTTTGTGCATATGTATTGTACATAAAATTTTGGCAGAAAACCTAAATCGTGAATTTACTCAGTCTTCATTAACTTCCATGTTAAATGTATATCCTTTGAAATTTAGGTTAATAGATTTTCTAACAACTGAAACTAGCTTCAGTCacatataacaaaatatctttttacATACATGCACTTCCAAATCTAAAGAAACTTTTGAACCTTATCATTATTCCATATCCTAAGCAAAGCATAACGctttttaatttagataaatatGGTTTTTCCTATCCTTGTCGTGGAAAGGTCAAAAGCCTTATCCATACAATCACAAGAAGAAAACCAGGAGAGGTAATTAATTAACTCAGAGGATGGAGCAGCTATTAGGGTATGGATCATAAACTACGTGATGGTACATAGGAGAATGATAGGTGCCACACATGGGACAAGGTGGAGGATAGTTTTCATTTGTCTCGGTTTCATCTTCCTCTTCTCCTCCATCTTGGCCACcctcatctttttcttctttcacttCTTCCACACTTAATAACGTTGCATAACTGAACTTCTTTCTCATCCGGTTGGTTAAGAAAACAGCATCGATTCCTTCTCCAGTTACCACCAATTGATCACTGGTTTCGCCTTCAAATGCTAATGATTGAACACCTGAatgtttgatatatatatatatatatatatatatatatatatatatatatatatatatatatatatataataaatttaacaagagtgacaaaataatttttatgtaatttttaaaaatttgtcgCTAAAATTTTAGTAACAAAATTTGCCAATATTGACAAAAAATTTGTCGGTAAGGTTTTAATTTGTTGTATATATGGCCATGACAAAGAAGAAGCACAACGTTGTTCACATAAAATTGCTGCATATATACTTAGTCTATGAAATATGAATCAAGATTTAAACACTAGGTACTAGCTATGTATATGTATTTAGACCTGTCGGCTatatatcaaatcaaatttaaaatggatCTTATAAAGTTAGCAACGGATGATCGAATGGAAATTATTGAACAAGACACGTGCACCTTGACATACAGCGGCAATTTTGAGAGCCTTGCTTCTGCATTTGCCATCCTCCACGTGCATCCTTATAACTATTTTCTGCTTCATGCATGGcagtattaatttaaataaatatagagcgaGTTATTCAAAGAAATATCATAACTtgtaatttaactatttattaatCATTGCAAGTGATATCACCTTCATATTTCATAATCTGAAGCAGAAGGCTACTTTAGCTTTATGTTGTTGAAGTTGGAGAAGCTAGCTATATTCGCGGGTGATAAACTATGTTCTTTGTGTGGACAACGCTAGTGATTATATAGGAAAATGGTGAATTGACGCTCATCTTACTAGGCacttgaaaaagaaagaaagagatagatgattatagtattaaatatatatactgTTAATACTGAGAGATAGTTTTATTACCTACTGTAATTCAGCCTCAAGTAGGCCTCAGAAGGATACATGTAAAAtgtacaacaacaaaaaaagtttttttcaatacatgaaaaaagtttaaaaaggaaaattattgATTGTTCAAATAAATTTGCCCTGTAATTTAGTGATTGACTGACAGTTACAACGAATGGTAGTCTAATATGTCGCATTCCTATATGCATTATTAAAACGCGTCTCGAGAGTCAAGTCTTCGTGGATGAACCGTTTCGGAtcccataattaatttgacagttttttttttaaagtaaaattatgataatatatatatatatatatatatatatatatatatatatatatatatatatatatatatatacacacacacacacacggtGGAATTCAATTAATAACAtacattaaatttgtaaaagaaaatttggATTTCAATTATTTCCACAAAATACAtccctaaaaaaatgaaattaatcacATAATTAATCCAAACATTAAAATTTCTGAAATACTTCGAGATTCCATCGAGATATAAAGATTCTAATtatgatgaataaaaaaatcaatttatctaTATTTCATCTAACTTCCACTATAATTTTCCCATGTATGTTTTTCTAAAACATTCACATCTGACTTGACTCTCATTAAaatatgtgtgaatctttttGTAGAGAACAGAAATTCCTATTAGTTAAATGGAatgcttttaattattaaaaaaaattgggtagATCTAGAAGACAATGATGTTTGTTAAGTTATTAAGGCTAGTTTTTTTGGTTACATAATCAAAGGCTAGGTTTGTTTTAACTTTTGGCAGGATTGTTTTTAGTAAATTAGACTGATATTTTCTaagatttgatttaattatacatatatttccTCTATTTGAAGGCATTATTTTGACACTCCTTCTGTCGTATGATGTAACTTTCAAAGttcatttacaaaaatatccttTCCGACAATCCAAAATTGCCATTCTTGGCTGTCGTTCTTAGTTGTCATTGCGTTCAAGCTCCACCCCCAAGCTCTGCAGGGTATTGCCGCTTCCACTGTTCAACAGTTCAGTgtaccttttctttttcttcttcttagcgGTCCACTAAAATATTCACAGGGAGATCTcaacaattacaatttagttgGTTTTTGAGATACCTTGGATTCAACATACTCAAATgggttcttttgtttttatttgactAATTTTCGTGAAAGGAATTTATGCTGCTGCGAGTTTTCCAACAGGTTGAAACATTTTTATTCATGATATTGACACGTTACTTCTAACTATTATTAAGAAAATCACAAACTAAAGAACTCCTGATATGAGATTCAAAGTAAAAATTTTGGATGCTGTTTGGAGTTCTTCCTCGATTTGAAGTTGCTCTTTGctgcaattattttttttcttcaaactcaGATAcccaaaaagaagagaagggtattttaacaaaataataataataaatcaaagacatgaTCTTCATCGGTTGGAGTAAACAAAATTGACGGTGTTAAAGGATCATGAGGTATCAGTGTAATAACTAGCAAAAGGTTAGGGATTTTCTATAGGAACAAAGAAACGAAGGAATGCATATGTAATTAGAATAATTAGCTGTAGCCGAGGGagtgttactgtaatttttattttttgtattg
Proteins encoded in this window:
- the LOC114383505 gene encoding heavy metal-associated isoprenylated plant protein 47-like isoform X1, coding for MKKIVIRMHVEDGKCRSKALKIAAVCQGVQSLAFEGETSDQLVVTGEGIDAVFLTNRMRKKFSYATLLSVEEVKEEKDEGGQDGGEEEDETETNENYPPPCPMCGTYHSPMYHHVVYDPYPNSCSIL
- the LOC114383505 gene encoding heavy metal-associated isoprenylated plant protein 47-like isoform X2 — its product is MKQKIVIRMHVEDGKCRSKALKIAAVCQGVQSLAFEGETSDQLVVTGEGIDAVFLTNRMRKKFSYATLLSVEEVKEEKDEGGQDGGEEEDETETNENYPPPCPMCGTYHSPMYHHVVYDPYPNSCSIL